Proteins from one Pseudomonas bijieensis genomic window:
- the fba gene encoding class II fructose-bisphosphate aldolase (catalyzes the reversible aldol condensation of dihydroxyacetonephosphate and glyceraldehyde 3-phosphate in the Calvin cycle, glycolysis, and/or gluconeogenesis) has translation MALISMRQMLDHAAEFGYGVPAFNVNNLEQMRAIMEAADKTDSPVIVQASAGARKYAGAPFLRHLILAAIEEFPHIPVCMHQDHGTSPDVCQRSIQLGFSSVMMDGSLGEDGKTPTDYEYNVRVTQQTVAMAHACGVSVEGELGCLGSLETGMAGEEDGIGAEGVLDHSQMLTDPEEAADFVKKTQVDALAIAIGTSHGAYKFTKPPTGDVLAIDRIKEIHKRIPNTHLVMHGSSSVPQEWLAIINQYGGDIKETYGVPVEEIVEGIKYGVRKVNIDTDLRLASTGAMRRLMATNPSEFDPRKFFGATVTAMRDVCIARYEAFGTAGNASKIKPISLEAMYQRYLKGELNAKVN, from the coding sequence ATGGCACTTATCAGCATGCGTCAGATGCTGGACCACGCAGCCGAGTTCGGCTACGGCGTTCCAGCCTTTAACGTCAACAACCTTGAGCAGATGCGCGCCATCATGGAAGCCGCTGACAAGACTGACTCTCCGGTGATCGTCCAGGCTTCGGCCGGTGCCCGCAAATACGCCGGTGCGCCGTTCCTGCGCCACCTGATCCTGGCGGCGATCGAAGAATTCCCGCACATCCCGGTGTGCATGCACCAGGACCACGGCACCAGCCCTGACGTCTGCCAGCGCTCCATTCAACTGGGCTTCAGTTCGGTGATGATGGACGGTTCCCTTGGCGAAGACGGCAAGACCCCGACCGACTACGAGTACAACGTACGCGTCACCCAGCAGACCGTCGCCATGGCCCACGCCTGCGGCGTTTCGGTAGAGGGTGAGCTGGGTTGCCTGGGCTCGCTGGAAACCGGCATGGCCGGTGAAGAAGATGGCATCGGCGCCGAAGGCGTGCTGGATCACAGTCAGATGCTGACCGACCCGGAAGAAGCCGCGGACTTCGTCAAGAAGACCCAGGTCGACGCCCTGGCCATCGCCATCGGCACCAGCCACGGCGCCTACAAGTTCACCAAGCCACCTACCGGCGACGTGCTGGCCATCGACCGCATCAAGGAAATCCACAAGCGCATCCCCAACACCCACCTGGTGATGCACGGTTCTTCCTCGGTTCCGCAGGAGTGGCTGGCGATCATCAACCAGTACGGCGGCGACATCAAAGAAACCTACGGCGTGCCGGTTGAAGAAATCGTCGAAGGCATCAAGTACGGCGTGCGCAAGGTCAACATCGATACCGATTTGCGCCTGGCGTCCACCGGTGCCATGCGTCGTTTGATGGCGACCAACCCGAGCGAATTCGATCCGCGTAAGTTCTTCGGCGCGACCGTGACGGCCATGCGCGACGTGTGCATCGCGCGTTACGAAGCGTTCGGCACTGCCGGCAACGCCTCCAAGATCAAGCCGATCTCGTTGGAAGCGATGTATCAGCGGTATCTGAAAGGTGAGTTGAACGCTAAGGTCAACTAA
- a CDS encoding c-type cytochrome, translating to MFVKRFSMAALACLMLSACGGVDPNSPLGQRKAIFKQMLKTSEELGGMLRGRVPFDGARFADGAVQLDQLSHEPWKHFPQVREQDHTSARDEVWQKQARFQELARNLEAATGELVTASKIQPYKASYLGPAVQKVEDACSACHKEFRDH from the coding sequence ATGTTTGTAAAACGATTTTCCATGGCAGCGCTGGCCTGCCTGATGTTGTCCGCCTGTGGCGGCGTCGATCCCAATTCTCCCCTGGGCCAGCGCAAGGCGATCTTCAAGCAGATGCTCAAGACCAGCGAAGAGCTGGGCGGCATGTTGCGCGGCCGCGTCCCGTTCGATGGCGCACGATTTGCCGACGGCGCGGTGCAGCTGGATCAGCTGTCCCATGAGCCGTGGAAACACTTCCCGCAGGTACGCGAGCAAGACCACACCAGCGCCCGGGATGAAGTCTGGCAAAAACAGGCGCGCTTCCAGGAACTGGCGCGCAATCTTGAAGCCGCCACCGGTGAATTGGTGACCGCCAGCAAAATCCAGCCCTACAAGGCCAGTTACCTGGGGCCGGCGGTCCAGAAGGTCGAGGATGCGTGCAGTGCCTGTCATAAGGAATTTCGGGATCATTGA
- the metK gene encoding methionine adenosyltransferase codes for MSEYSLFTSESVSEGHPDKIADQISDAVLDAIIAEDKFARVACETLVKTGVAIIAGEVTTSAWVDLEQIVRDVILGIGYNSSDVGFDGATCGVMNIIGKQSPDINQGVDRAKPEDQGAGDQGLMFGYASNETDVLMPAPITFSHQLVQRQAEARKSGLLPWLRPDAKSQVTCRYEGGKVVGIDAVVLSTQHNPDVSYKDLREGVMELIVKHVLPAELLSKDTQFHINPTGQFIIGGPVGDCGLTGRKIIVDSYGGMARHGGGAFSGKDPSKVDRSAAYAGRYVAKNIVAAGLAERCEIQVSYAIGVAQPTSISLNTFGTGKIGDDKIINLVREVFDLRPYAITTMLDLLHPMYQDTAAYGHFGRTPQTKTVDGDTFTTFTWEKTDRADALRAAAGL; via the coding sequence ATGAGCGAATACTCCCTTTTCACCTCCGAGTCCGTGTCTGAAGGGCATCCGGACAAAATCGCCGACCAGATTTCTGATGCGGTGCTGGACGCCATTATTGCTGAAGACAAGTTCGCCCGCGTGGCGTGCGAGACTCTGGTGAAAACGGGCGTGGCGATCATCGCCGGCGAAGTCACTACTTCGGCCTGGGTCGACCTGGAACAGATCGTCCGGGACGTCATCCTGGGCATTGGCTACAACAGTTCCGACGTCGGCTTCGACGGCGCGACCTGCGGCGTGATGAACATCATCGGCAAGCAGTCCCCCGACATCAACCAAGGCGTCGATCGGGCCAAGCCTGAAGACCAGGGCGCGGGCGACCAGGGCCTGATGTTCGGCTATGCCAGCAACGAGACCGACGTACTGATGCCGGCCCCGATCACCTTCTCGCACCAGTTGGTTCAACGTCAGGCCGAGGCTCGTAAATCCGGCCTGCTGCCTTGGCTGCGCCCGGACGCCAAGTCCCAGGTGACCTGCCGCTACGAAGGCGGCAAGGTAGTCGGTATCGATGCCGTCGTCCTGTCGACCCAGCACAACCCTGATGTGTCCTACAAAGACCTGCGCGAAGGCGTGATGGAACTGATCGTCAAGCACGTGCTGCCTGCCGAGTTGCTGTCCAAGGACACCCAGTTCCACATCAACCCGACCGGCCAGTTCATCATCGGCGGCCCGGTGGGCGACTGCGGCCTGACCGGGCGCAAGATCATCGTCGACAGTTACGGCGGCATGGCCCGTCACGGCGGCGGTGCGTTCTCCGGCAAGGACCCATCGAAGGTCGACCGTTCGGCGGCCTATGCCGGGCGTTATGTAGCCAAGAACATCGTGGCCGCCGGCCTGGCCGAGCGCTGCGAGATCCAGGTTTCCTACGCCATTGGCGTGGCGCAGCCTACGTCGATCTCGCTGAACACCTTCGGCACCGGCAAGATCGGCGATGACAAGATCATCAACCTGGTCCGCGAAGTGTTCGACCTGCGTCCATACGCCATCACCACCATGCTCGACCTGCTGCACCCGATGTACCAGGACACCGCCGCCTATGGTCACTTCGGTCGTACGCCACAAACCAAGACGGTCGATGGCGATACCTTCACCACCTTCACCTGGGAAAAAACCGACCGCGCCGACGCCCTGCGCGCCGCTGCCGGCCTGTAA
- a CDS encoding fructose-bisphosphate aldolase, translated as MKAEQSLSRFTPLTPIATTQPVLFIDKTVPLTELHACASERLHATLDYLTLMACASLRDSAASDFNTLTNVARILVQDVTDVFGVIEQRGLEGE; from the coding sequence ATGAAAGCCGAACAATCGCTTAGTCGCTTCACCCCTCTCACCCCGATCGCCACCACCCAACCTGTCCTGTTCATCGACAAAACCGTCCCGCTAACAGAGCTTCACGCCTGTGCCAGCGAGCGCCTGCATGCCACCCTCGATTACTTGACGCTCATGGCCTGCGCCAGCCTGCGAGACTCGGCCGCCAGCGACTTCAATACCCTTACCAATGTGGCTCGGATCCTGGTCCAGGATGTCACTGACGTGTTTGGCGTCATTGAACAGCGCGGGCTTGAAGGGGAATAG
- the epd gene encoding erythrose-4-phosphate dehydrogenase translates to MPQPRPYKVALNGYGRIGRCVLRALFERGAKAGFEIVAINDLADMASIEYLTRFDSTHGRFPGEVRVEGDCLHINGDCVKVLRSATPEGIDWASLDVDLVLECSGAYHTREDGQRFLAAGAPRVLFSQPMASEADVDATIVYGVNQDCLSGDELLVSNASCTTNCGVPLLRLLDQAIGLEYVSITTIHSAMNDQPVIDAYHHEDLRRTRSAFQSVIPVSTGLARGIERLLPELAGRIQAKAVRVPTVNVSCLDITMQTVSDTDATEVNRILREAATSGPLKGLLAYTELPHASCDFNHDPHSAIVDASQTRVSGPRLVNILAWFDNEWGFANRMLDVAEHYLQTASKKPAL, encoded by the coding sequence ATGCCCCAACCGCGTCCCTACAAAGTTGCACTCAACGGCTACGGCCGGATTGGTCGTTGCGTCTTGCGTGCGTTGTTCGAGCGAGGGGCGAAGGCCGGGTTCGAGATCGTGGCCATCAACGATCTGGCCGACATGGCCAGCATCGAATACCTGACACGCTTTGACTCCACCCACGGCCGGTTTCCCGGTGAAGTGCGGGTCGAGGGCGATTGTCTGCATATTAATGGCGACTGCGTGAAAGTCCTGCGCAGTGCCACCCCCGAAGGCATCGATTGGGCGTCCCTGGACGTCGACCTGGTGCTCGAATGCTCCGGTGCCTACCACACCCGCGAAGACGGTCAGCGCTTCCTCGCGGCCGGTGCGCCACGGGTGTTGTTCTCCCAGCCAATGGCCAGCGAGGCGGATGTCGATGCCACCATCGTCTACGGTGTGAACCAGGATTGCCTGAGCGGCGACGAGCTGTTGGTGTCCAACGCGTCCTGCACCACCAACTGCGGCGTGCCGCTGTTGCGCCTGCTGGACCAGGCAATCGGCCTGGAATACGTGTCGATCACCACCATCCACTCGGCGATGAACGACCAGCCGGTGATCGACGCCTATCACCACGAGGACCTGCGTCGCACTCGTTCGGCGTTCCAGTCGGTGATTCCGGTGTCCACTGGTCTGGCGCGCGGCATTGAACGGCTGTTGCCGGAACTTGCCGGGCGAATTCAGGCCAAAGCCGTGCGGGTGCCGACGGTCAACGTGTCCTGCCTCGATATCACGATGCAGACCGTGAGCGATACCGACGCCACCGAGGTCAACCGGATCCTGCGCGAAGCCGCCACCAGCGGCCCGCTCAAAGGCCTTCTGGCCTACACCGAGTTGCCTCACGCCAGTTGTGATTTTAACCATGACCCGCATTCGGCCATCGTCGATGCCAGCCAGACCCGTGTTTCCGGGCCAAGGCTTGTGAACATCCTGGCCTGGTTCGACAACGAATGGGGGTTTGCCAACCGAATGCTGGACGTTGCCGAGCATTACCTGCAAACCGCTTCTAAAAAACCTGCTCTCTAA
- a CDS encoding LysE family translocator: protein MDLTTLAVFIPACFALNMAPGPNNLLSISNASRYGFVRACSGGLGRLLAFAIMIALAAVGLTAVLHTSELLFLGIKLVGAGYLFYLAVQLWRAQPEAGSEAAVASMSRAGLARQEFLVAIGNPKAILLFTAFLPQFVDRTGTVAQQFAVLGGLFLALECIAIGLYCYMGIYARRLFARPSGKRLFNRLCAGLLASAASFLLVARRS from the coding sequence ATGGACCTGACGACCCTCGCCGTTTTCATTCCGGCCTGCTTCGCGCTGAACATGGCGCCGGGGCCGAACAACCTGTTGTCCATCAGTAATGCTTCGCGCTATGGCTTCGTTCGCGCGTGTAGCGGTGGCCTCGGTCGGCTGCTGGCCTTTGCGATCATGATTGCCCTGGCCGCGGTGGGGCTCACCGCCGTGCTGCATACCTCGGAGCTGTTGTTCCTGGGGATCAAGCTTGTCGGTGCCGGTTATCTGTTCTACCTGGCCGTGCAATTGTGGCGGGCCCAACCCGAGGCTGGCAGCGAAGCGGCGGTCGCGTCGATGAGCAGGGCCGGCCTGGCGCGCCAGGAATTCCTGGTGGCGATCGGTAATCCGAAGGCGATCCTGTTGTTCACTGCGTTCCTGCCGCAGTTCGTCGACCGTACAGGCACCGTCGCCCAGCAGTTCGCCGTGCTGGGTGGCTTGTTCCTGGCGCTGGAGTGTATTGCCATCGGGTTGTATTGCTACATGGGGATTTACGCGCGACGGCTGTTCGCCCGGCCCAGTGGCAAGCGGCTGTTCAATCGGCTGTGTGCGGGCTTGTTGGCCAGTGCGGCTTCGTTTTTGCTGGTGGCGCGGCGATCTTGA
- a CDS encoding MliC family protein, whose amino-acid sequence MKGLIAVVALALLGGCAQLDFLHTAEPVEGWTTWTCDSEAKVLWRYADAARKEVDVRLGGADKVYRLKLEPGAEGSLYSDDMLAFHVKGEEGLVYWVATNDLIGRGCKAD is encoded by the coding sequence ATGAAAGGCTTGATCGCCGTCGTGGCGTTGGCATTGCTGGGTGGTTGTGCGCAGTTGGACTTCTTGCACACCGCCGAACCTGTTGAAGGTTGGACGACCTGGACCTGTGACAGCGAGGCCAAGGTGCTCTGGCGCTACGCCGATGCGGCCCGCAAGGAAGTCGACGTACGCCTGGGCGGTGCCGATAAGGTTTATCGCCTCAAGCTTGAGCCGGGAGCCGAAGGTTCGCTGTACAGCGATGACATGCTGGCGTTTCACGTCAAGGGTGAGGAAGGCCTGGTGTACTGGGTTGCCACCAATGACTTGATTGGGCGTGGCTGTAAGGCTGACTGA
- a CDS encoding DUF1090 domain-containing protein: MNFLSPVALLVLCSAMAAPLMADEQAPELTGCAAKRQGIINQIELAKSRGNQDQQAGLETALSEVTTHCTDASLRKERENKVLDAKHEVSRRQADLEKAMKKGDAERINKRKDKLAASRKELQEAVDELDK; the protein is encoded by the coding sequence ATGAATTTCCTGTCCCCCGTTGCCCTGCTGGTTTTATGCAGCGCCATGGCCGCCCCCTTGATGGCGGACGAGCAAGCCCCGGAGCTCACCGGCTGCGCGGCCAAGCGCCAGGGCATCATCAACCAGATCGAACTGGCCAAGTCCCGCGGCAACCAGGACCAGCAGGCAGGCCTGGAAACCGCGCTGAGTGAAGTCACCACCCACTGCACCGATGCGTCCTTGCGCAAGGAGCGTGAAAACAAGGTGCTCGATGCCAAGCATGAGGTCAGCCGACGTCAGGCCGACCTGGAAAAGGCCATGAAGAAAGGCGACGCCGAGCGGATCAACAAACGCAAGGACAAGCTGGCAGCCTCCCGCAAGGAACTGCAGGAAGCGGTGGATGAGTTGGATAAGTAA
- a CDS encoding phosphoglycerate kinase, which translates to MTVLKMSDLDLQGKRVLIREDLNVPVKDGVVTSDARILASLPTIKLALEKGAAVMVCSHLGRPTEGEFSAENSLQPVADYLSRALGRDVPLVADYLGGVDVKPGDVVLFENVRFNKGEKKNADELAQQYAALCDVFVMDAFGTAHRAEGSTHGVAKFAKVAAAGPLLAAELEALGKALGSPAQPMAAIVAGSKVSTKLDVLNSLSQVCNQLIVGGGIANTFLAAAGHPVGKSLYEPDLLDTAREIAAKVSVPLPVDVVVAKEFAESATATVKLIADVAEDDMILDIGPQTAANFAELLKSSQTILWNGPVGVFEFDQFGNGTKVLAQAIAESAAFSIAGGGDTLAAIDKYGVAEQISYISTGGGAFLEFVEGKVLPAVEVLESRAKA; encoded by the coding sequence ATGACCGTGTTGAAGATGTCCGACCTCGATCTGCAAGGTAAGCGCGTACTGATCCGCGAAGACCTCAACGTCCCCGTCAAGGACGGTGTCGTCACCAGCGACGCGCGTATCCTGGCTTCGCTGCCGACCATCAAGCTGGCCCTGGAAAAAGGCGCGGCCGTGATGGTCTGCTCCCACCTGGGCCGTCCGACCGAAGGCGAGTTCTCGGCGGAAAACAGCCTCCAGCCGGTAGCCGATTACCTCAGCCGTGCCTTGGGCCGTGACGTGCCACTGGTCGCTGACTACCTGGGTGGCGTGGACGTGAAGCCCGGCGATGTCGTGCTGTTCGAAAACGTGCGCTTCAACAAGGGCGAGAAAAAGAACGCCGACGAACTGGCCCAGCAATACGCTGCCCTGTGCGACGTGTTCGTGATGGACGCGTTCGGCACCGCCCACCGCGCCGAGGGCTCGACCCATGGCGTGGCGAAGTTCGCCAAAGTCGCCGCTGCCGGCCCGCTGCTGGCCGCCGAACTGGAAGCACTGGGCAAGGCCCTGGGTTCGCCGGCCCAGCCGATGGCCGCCATTGTTGCCGGCTCCAAGGTCTCCACCAAGCTGGACGTGCTCAACAGCCTGAGCCAGGTCTGCAACCAGTTGATCGTCGGTGGCGGTATCGCCAACACGTTCCTCGCCGCTGCCGGTCACCCGGTCGGCAAATCCCTGTACGAGCCGGACCTGCTGGACACCGCCCGGGAAATTGCCGCCAAGGTCAGCGTGCCATTGCCAGTGGACGTGGTCGTGGCCAAGGAATTCGCCGAAAGCGCCACCGCCACCGTCAAGCTGATCGCTGACGTGGCCGAGGACGACATGATCCTCGACATCGGCCCGCAAACCGCGGCCAACTTCGCCGAACTGCTGAAATCCTCCCAGACGATCCTGTGGAACGGTCCGGTCGGTGTGTTCGAGTTCGACCAATTCGGCAACGGCACCAAGGTGCTGGCCCAGGCCATCGCCGAAAGCGCTGCGTTCTCCATCGCCGGTGGCGGCGACACCCTGGCGGCCATCGACAAATATGGCGTGGCCGAACAGATCTCCTACATTTCTACCGGTGGCGGTGCTTTCCTCGAATTCGTCGAGGGCAAAGTGCTGCCTGCCGTGGAAGTCCTGGAAAGCCGGGCCAAGGCCTGA
- the ligB gene encoding NAD-dependent DNA ligase LigB, with protein MLPLSRTIACFIFITGPAIAAPCPDWPTERAQTEIAALQQRIDEWDDTYHRYGRSLVADELYDQSRLKLDQWRNCFGLEAPATPLRPGAGKVPHPVVHTGLDKLKDADGARAWLHDREDVWVQPKVDGVAVTLVYRGGRLHQAISRGDGIQGQDWTWAVHKISSIPQRLRQPLDVLVQGELYWRLNSHVQADNGSLNARSTIAGLMARTNLTVQEGTYIGLFVWDWPDGPHTLPERMAALSELGFANTLDYNQPVRTLADAERWRDHWYRTPLPFASDGIVLRQSRRPPAKRWQARAPFWAVAWKYPYAQALAEVRKVHFKVGRTGRITPVLELERIRLDDRWIRRVSVSSLKRWEEMDIRPGDQVAISLAGLTIPRLDSVVLRSVERQEVNAPLADDYHVLSCWQATPGCESQFLARLNWLSGKHGLALPHVGPGTWEKLLAAGRLHGLLDWLTLDAAELANIGGFGERSSARLLASLDSARQRPFGQWLKALGLPPVGEARLEGPWQVLAERNTEQWQAEAGIGPGRAAQLSAFFRDPQVLALSEELRTAGVDGF; from the coding sequence ATGCTGCCGTTATCACGCACAATCGCCTGTTTCATATTCATCACCGGCCCCGCCATTGCGGCGCCCTGCCCCGACTGGCCCACCGAGCGCGCCCAGACGGAGATCGCCGCACTGCAACAGCGAATCGACGAGTGGGACGACACTTATCACCGCTACGGCCGCTCGCTGGTGGCCGACGAGCTTTACGATCAGTCCCGCTTGAAACTGGACCAATGGCGCAATTGCTTTGGCCTTGAAGCACCCGCCACCCCCTTGCGCCCGGGAGCGGGAAAAGTACCGCACCCGGTTGTTCATACCGGCCTGGACAAACTCAAGGACGCCGACGGTGCGAGAGCCTGGTTGCATGACCGGGAGGACGTCTGGGTCCAACCGAAAGTCGATGGTGTGGCGGTGACATTGGTCTATCGTGGAGGCCGCCTGCATCAGGCGATCAGCCGCGGCGACGGGATTCAAGGACAGGACTGGACCTGGGCTGTGCACAAGATCAGCAGCATCCCTCAACGGCTGCGCCAGCCTTTGGACGTGCTTGTCCAGGGCGAGCTGTACTGGCGGCTCAACAGCCATGTCCAGGCCGACAATGGCAGTCTCAATGCCCGGTCGACCATAGCGGGCCTGATGGCGCGCACAAATCTGACGGTGCAAGAGGGGACGTACATCGGCCTGTTTGTCTGGGACTGGCCCGACGGGCCGCATACCCTGCCCGAGCGGATGGCCGCGTTGAGTGAGCTGGGCTTCGCCAACACCCTCGATTACAACCAACCTGTCCGGACCCTCGCTGACGCCGAGCGCTGGCGCGACCATTGGTATCGTACGCCGCTGCCTTTCGCCAGTGACGGGATCGTCCTGCGCCAGAGCCGCCGGCCACCCGCCAAACGCTGGCAGGCTCGGGCACCGTTCTGGGCCGTTGCCTGGAAATACCCATACGCACAAGCCCTGGCCGAGGTGCGCAAGGTGCACTTCAAGGTCGGTCGCACCGGGCGCATCACGCCCGTACTGGAGCTTGAACGCATCCGGCTCGACGACCGGTGGATTCGCCGGGTAAGTGTCAGTTCCCTCAAGCGCTGGGAGGAGATGGACATCCGTCCCGGCGACCAGGTGGCCATCAGCCTGGCCGGGCTGACCATCCCGCGACTCGACAGCGTTGTACTGCGCAGTGTCGAGCGCCAGGAGGTCAACGCTCCGTTGGCCGACGACTACCACGTCCTGAGTTGCTGGCAAGCGACGCCCGGCTGTGAAAGCCAGTTCCTCGCACGCCTGAACTGGCTCAGCGGCAAGCACGGGCTCGCCCTGCCCCATGTCGGTCCCGGCACCTGGGAAAAACTCCTGGCTGCAGGTCGACTCCACGGTTTGCTGGATTGGTTGACCCTTGATGCCGCCGAGCTTGCTAACATTGGTGGCTTCGGCGAACGCAGTAGCGCGCGCCTGCTCGCCAGCCTGGACAGCGCCCGGCAACGCCCTTTCGGGCAATGGCTCAAGGCCCTGGGCCTGCCGCCGGTCGGTGAGGCCCGGCTGGAAGGGCCGTGGCAGGTGCTGGCCGAGCGAAATACCGAACAATGGCAAGCCGAAGCCGGCATCGGACCGGGACGCGCCGCGCAATTGAGCGCATTTTTTCGCGACCCGCAGGTGCTGGCCTTGAGTGAGGAATTACGCACCGCCGGGGTCGACGGTTTTTAA
- the tkt gene encoding transketolase, with the protein MPSRRERANAIRALSMDAVQKANSGHPGAPMGMADIAEVLWRDYLKHSPSNPSFADRDRFVLSNGHGSMLIYSLLHLTGYDLSIDDLKNFRQLHSRTPGHPEYGYTPGVETTTGPLGQGLANAVGFALAEKVLAAQFNRPGHNVVDHHTYVFLGDGCMMEGISHEVASLAGTLGLDKLIAFYDDNGISIDGEVEGWFTDDTPKRFEAYNWLVIRNVDGHDPEEIKTAIETARKSAQPTLICCKTTIGFGSPNKQGKEDCHGAPLGAEEIALTRAALKWNHGPFEIPADIYAEWDAKEKGRALEAEWDQRFAAYSAEFPELANELVRRLSGELPADFAEKASAYIAEVAAKGETIASRKASQNTLNAFGPLLPELLGGSADLAGSNLTLWKGCKGVSAEDASGNYMYYGVREFGMSAIMNGVALHGGLVPYGATFLMFMEYARNAVRMSALMKKRVLYVFTHDSIGLGEDGPTHQPIEQLASLRCTPNLDTWRPCDAVESAVAWKYAIERNDGPSALIFSRQNLQHQNRDADQIGDITRGGYVLKDCIGEPELILIATGSEVGLAVQAYDKLTAQGRNVRVVSMPCTSVFDAQDAGYKQAVLPLQVSARIAIEAAHADYWYKYVGLEGRVIGMTTYGESAPAPALFEEFGFTLENILGQAEELLED; encoded by the coding sequence ATGCCCAGCCGTCGTGAGCGTGCCAATGCCATTCGTGCCCTCAGCATGGATGCCGTGCAGAAAGCCAACAGCGGCCATCCCGGTGCCCCCATGGGTATGGCGGATATCGCCGAGGTGCTTTGGCGCGACTACCTCAAGCACAGTCCGAGCAACCCATCGTTCGCCGACCGTGACCGCTTTGTGCTGTCCAACGGCCACGGTTCGATGTTGATCTACTCGCTGCTGCACCTGACCGGCTACGACCTGTCGATCGATGACCTGAAGAACTTCCGCCAACTGCACAGCCGCACTCCGGGCCACCCGGAATACGGCTACACCCCAGGCGTGGAAACCACCACCGGCCCGCTGGGCCAGGGCCTGGCCAACGCCGTGGGCTTTGCCCTGGCCGAAAAAGTCCTGGCGGCGCAGTTCAACCGCCCAGGCCATAACGTCGTCGACCACCACACCTACGTATTCCTGGGTGATGGCTGCATGATGGAAGGCATTTCCCATGAAGTCGCCTCCCTGGCTGGCACCCTGGGCCTGGACAAGCTGATCGCCTTCTATGACGACAACGGCATCTCCATCGATGGCGAAGTCGAAGGCTGGTTCACCGACGACACCCCCAAGCGCTTCGAAGCCTACAACTGGCTGGTGATCCGCAACGTCGACGGTCACGATCCGGAAGAGATCAAGACCGCCATCGAGACGGCCCGCAAGAGCGCCCAGCCGACCCTGATCTGCTGCAAGACCACTATCGGCTTCGGTTCGCCGAACAAACAAGGCAAGGAAGACTGCCACGGCGCGCCACTGGGTGCCGAGGAGATCGCCCTGACTCGCGCCGCGTTGAAGTGGAACCACGGTCCGTTCGAAATCCCGGCCGACATCTATGCCGAATGGGATGCCAAGGAAAAAGGTCGTGCGCTCGAAGCCGAGTGGGACCAGCGTTTCGCGGCTTACTCCGCCGAATTCCCTGAGTTGGCAAACGAACTGGTCCGTCGTCTCAGCGGCGAGCTGCCAGCCGACTTCGCCGAAAAAGCCTCGGCCTACATCGCTGAAGTCGCCGCCAAGGGCGAAACCATCGCCAGCCGCAAGGCCAGCCAGAACACCCTGAACGCCTTCGGCCCATTGCTGCCGGAACTGCTGGGCGGTTCGGCCGACCTGGCCGGTTCCAACCTGACCCTGTGGAAAGGCTGCAAAGGCGTCAGCGCCGAAGACGCCAGCGGCAACTACATGTACTACGGCGTGCGCGAGTTCGGCATGAGCGCGATCATGAACGGCGTGGCCCTGCACGGCGGCCTGGTGCCGTACGGCGCCACTTTCCTGATGTTCATGGAATACGCCCGCAACGCCGTGCGCATGTCGGCGCTGATGAAAAAACGCGTGCTCTACGTGTTCACCCACGACTCCATCGGCCTGGGCGAAGACGGCCCGACTCACCAGCCGATCGAGCAACTGGCCAGCCTGCGCTGCACGCCGAACCTGGACACCTGGCGCCCATGCGATGCGGTGGAATCGGCAGTGGCCTGGAAGTACGCCATCGAGCGTAACGACGGCCCGTCGGCGCTGATCTTCTCCCGCCAGAACCTGCAGCACCAGAACCGTGATGCCGACCAGATCGGCGACATCACCCGCGGTGGCTACGTGCTCAAGGACTGCATCGGCGAGCCAGAACTGATCCTGATCGCCACCGGTTCCGAAGTTGGCCTGGCCGTCCAGGCCTACGACAAGCTGACCGCCCAGGGCCGCAACGTGCGTGTGGTCTCCATGCCTTGCACCAGCGTGTTCGATGCCCAGGATGCCGGTTACAAGCAAGCGGTGTTGCCGCTGCAGGTCAGTGCGCGGATCGCCATCGAGGCTGCTCACGCCGATTACTGGTACAAGTACGTGGGCCTGGAAGGCCGCGTGATCGGCATGACCACCTACGGCGAATCGGCGCCTGCGCCGGCGTTGTTCGAGGAGTTCGGCTTCACCCTGGAGAACATCCTGGGTCAGGCTGAAGAGCTGTTGGAAGACTAA